A region from the Geotrypetes seraphini chromosome 10, aGeoSer1.1, whole genome shotgun sequence genome encodes:
- the SCAF1 gene encoding splicing factor, arginine/serine-rich 19 isoform X3, producing the protein MGRTDLEWDTGKAAPEAALGVLCGLAGALEYLEKMCNGGPVHPHSCPNMEGTTELGVTYDDEEVAEVELVAEVWMDHGETCPTLQSVFRRDQHRRIKNSACLQPPACSWKSRQLPFHLCSTLFDALPHTDSESSSDVSSLQGSVGPRTRFSRPDGCGDVESVSGERYNTLGLPALSTSLEDPFSTFFSRRALDTLGYSRTSESGAEQNSGPPQCWGLTLGNGSGVSNGQQRPLNEGGGNSSTSGTQCTQTPMNALEKADSSCSSPPSSASFSPASFSSQPPDLPGSGLCSLRSQDLDIYDPFHPTDEENVNGDFGFGDSPEKGTEGPEDQKYDPFDPTGSNPSSSVQSPSPYEDDDEEDDGNMSHPEDRISEALAGIYDDNSLSQDFPFLKEDLQPEPGPLSREPETTLEKEIPADPIPASCLTSKDSAQAEPTPELYSPSSSIDMGLQIDPEPVSPAPSDEPINEEEPSGVDSTDKLSPKSPEVTLEPRRRVFAVDLSKEEFASEAEPKSKLEIKVSLESIPKVEQKPYLRLEKSSKLSGEPKLRHKSRRSSERRDRSGKESERKYEDSEIEEGEIVPQEEDRFSPMRLFRSRCRILERPLRVVEGDDFLSLHADSDEEGTLQIDFGENQTDTRWKGVDLRRKITNQRRERYRKQSVSPSEVKRLSKSRSGSSSHSRKKAKRERKRSRERKRSKEERGGQTSWSQTKKARSKSKDRKRSHQKTSRSRSWSPSISTSISAVGSSRTSTERRKSRHSKEKRRRWSRSASTERSRKDKRKDKHRPEGKKKKKRSRSKSRDRRSRRSSERREKNKERERRHLLDDTKPEIPLLTERRRRDHRTVVPPSIQDLNDNDLFTIKRTITVNPTEKLDNARDLLHTPERVGKREVLYDSEGLSFETFSDREPLDDRDSKNVRVFERHASKPETSKRKSSLEYEKRVEEEDSKQKSSKERERSRSYSDDRSSRERCKRFKESPHSEMEALRAEKEKIHVERERTPKKLKAAHKGTSSRKVKLQSKVAVLIREGVSSTTSVKEAGSIGVKFSRDKESRSPFIKSEEKLPDFKVGRPKLEEVEPPELVFKPKKVKGLKTKTGFKKAKSGTAASGTMGISTMTGKLKGTGEKKKKKLKSKNSLKKSKADSCSKEMPSPPRVTEEPIWSGSEQSESKEKPASPDKPPTEQELTPDSQTVDSSCKTPDVSFLPEEAPLDQPGKDESEADSLSEPKEEPRGQATQMPWSLQGGVDCTTSGVLALTALLFKMEEANMASRAKAQELIQATNQILNQTKPSTSLTVQPPPPPPPSHTPVAHSAPSYLLHSSLGCSSSPPSPPGLPGSITQGSSTLSSMFFTASSSSETGKREGSTSSDGRGDTDKYLKKLHTQERAVEEVKLAIKPYYQKKEITKEEYKDILRKAVHKICHSKSGEINPVKVNNLVKAYVQRYKYFRKHGRKMDDEESTSYRSSREQVGLDKGPFTLPLI; encoded by the exons ATGGGAAGGACTGACCTAGAATGGGACACTGGAAAGGCC GCTCCCGAAGCCGCCCTGGGTGTGCTCTGCGGTCTGGCTGGGGCCTTGGAGTACCTGGAAAAGATGTGCAATGGAGGTCCTGTGCACCCCCATTCCTGCCCCAACATGGAGGGGACCACGGAGTTAGGAGTTACTTA TGATGATGAGGAGGTGGCCGAGGTGGAGCTGGTGGCTGAGGTCTGGATGGATCATGGAGAAACTTGTCCCACTTTGCAATCTGTTTTCAGAAGAGATCAGCACCGCAGGATTAAAAACTCAG CGTGCCTTCAGCCACCTGCATGTTCTTGGAAAAGCAGACAGTTGCCCTTCCATCTCTGTAGCACCTTGTTTGATGCCCTGCCTCACACAGACTCTGAAAGTTCATCAGATGTGTCCTCTCTCCAGGGATCCGTGGGCCCCAGGACTAGATTTAGCAGGCCCGATGGCTGTGGAGATGTGGAGTCTGTCTCTGGGGAGCGTTATAACACACTGGGGCTCCCTGCTCTCTCCACTTCTTTGGAAGATCCCTTCAGCACTTTCTTTAGTCGAAGAGCATTGGACACTCTGGGGTATAGTCGGACATCTGAATCTGGTGCGGAGCAGAACTCAGGTCCTCCGCAGTGCTGGGGACTGACTCTGGGAAATGGGAGTGGGGTGTCCAATGGACAGCAAAGGCCTCTAAATGAAGGAGGTGGGAATTCTTCCACCTCTGGTACTCAGTGTACACAAACACCTATGAATGCCCTGGAGAAGGCGGATTCCAGctgctcttcccctccctcctccgcCTCCTTTTCTCCTGCCTCTTTCTCCTCGCAACCCCCAGACTTGCCGGGCAGTGGCTTGTGCTCTCTTAGGTCTCAAGACCTGGATATTTATGATCCTTTCCACCCCACAGATGAGGAGAATGTGAATGGAGACTTTGGCTTTGGAGACTCCCCTGAGAAGGGAACAGAGGGGCCAGAGGATCAGAAGTATGACCCTTTTGACCCCACTGGATCAAACCCTAGCTCCTCTGTACAGAGTCCCTCTCCATATGAAGATGACGATGAGGAAGATGATGGGAACATGTCCCACCCTGAGGACAGGATCTCGGAAGCACTAGCCGGTATCTATGATGACAACAGTTTGAGTCAGGATTTTCCCTTCTTGAAGGAGGATCTTCAGCCAGAGCCTGGACCTCTCAGCAGAGAGCCTGAAACCACTCTTGAGAAAGAGATACCAGCTGATCCCATACCAGCCTCCTGCCTAACTTCCAAAGACTCTGCTCAAGCTGAGCCCACTCCTGAATTGTACAGTCCAAGTTCCAGCATTGATATGGGGCTGCAAATTGACCCTGAGCCAGTGTCACCAGCACCATCAGATGAGCCCATCAATGAAGAAGAACCATCTGGAGTTGATTCCACAGACAAACTGTCTCCAAAGAGTCCCGAGGTGACGCTGGAGCCCAGAAGAAGAGTTTTTGCTGTAGATCTCAGCAAAGAAGAATTTGCTTCTGAGGCTGAGCCCAAGTCTAAATTAGAGATTAAAGTTTCCTTGGAGTCCATCCCAAAAGTGGAACAGAAGCCTTACCTACGACTGGAAAAAAGCAGCAAGCTAAGTGGCGAACCAAAACTGCGCCACAAGTCTCGGCGCTCTAGTGAAAGGAGGGACCGTAGCGGTAAGGAGAGTGAGCGAAAATATGAGGACTCAGAAATTGAGGAAGGCGAGATTGTTCCACAGGAGGAGGACCGCTTCAGCCCCATGCGCCTCTTCCGCAGCCGCTGCCGTATCCTGGAACGCCCTTTGCGCGTGGTAGAAGGGGACGACTTCCTCTCGCTCCATGCTGACTCGGATGAAGAAGGCACTCTGCAGATAGATTTTGGAGAGAACCAGACAGACACCAGGTGGAAGGGGGTTGACCTGAGGCGAAAGATTACAAATCAGCGACGAGAGCGGTATCGCAAGCAATCTGTTTCCCCCTCTGAGGTCAAAAGGCTGTCTAAATCACGGTCAGGTTCTAGTTCCCACAGTCGGAAAAAAGCCAAAAGGGAACGCAAGAGATCCAGAGAGCGTAAACGCTCCAAGGAGGAACGAGGTGGACAGACATCTTGGTCCCAAACCAAGAAAGCCAGGTCGAAATCTAAGGACCGCAAACGCTCACACCAGAAGACGTCCCGCTCTCGGTCCTGGTCCCCTTCTATTAGCACCAGCATCTCTGCTGTGGGGTCCTCTCGCACATCCACAGAGAGGAGAAAGAGCAGGCACTCCAAGGAGAAGAGACGTCGTTGGTCCCGCTCTGCTAGCACTGAACGATCCCGGAAGGATAAGCGCAAAGACAAGCATCGCCcagaagggaagaagaagaaaaagcgtTCCCGGTCCAAATCAAGGGACAGAAGATCCCGCCGTTCGAGTGAGCGCAGAGAAAAgaacaaggagagagaaaggCGGCATCTCCTGGATGATACTAAGCCTGAAATACCGTTGCTGACTGAGAGGAGGCGGCGAGACCACAGGACGGTGGTGCCTCCTTCCATCCAGGATCTCAATGACAATGACCTCTTCACTATTAAAAGGACCATCACAGTGAACCCTACAGAGAAGCTGGACAATGCCAGGGACCTGCTGCATACTCCAGAACGTGTTGGTAAACGGGAGGTGCTCTATGACTCGGAAGGTCTCAGCTTTGAGACTTTCTCTGACCGGGAGCCGCTAGATGACAGAGACAGCAAGAATGTCAGAGTGTTTGAGAGGCATGCGAGCAAACCAGAGACTAGCAAGAGGAAGAGCTCTCTGGAGTATGAAAAGAGAGTAGAGGAGGAGGACAGCAAGCAGAAGTCTAGCAAAGAACGTGAAAGGAGTCGGAGCTATTCAGATGACCGTTCCAGTCGGGAGCGCTGCAAGAGATTCAAGGAGAGTCCCCATTCTGAGATGGAAGCTCTGagggctgagaaggagaaaatacatgtagagagagagagaacccccAAGAAGTTGAAAGCCGCTCACAAGGGCACATCCAGCCGGAAAGTTAAGTTGCAGTCAAAGGTGGCTGTGCTGATCAGGGAAGGGGTGAGCAGCACCACCTCCGTGAAAGAGGCTGGCTCCATTGGTGTCAAGTTCAGCCGAGATAAGGAGAGCCGCTCCCCCTTCATAAAGTCTGAGGAGAAGCTACCGGATTTTAAGGTTGGAAGGCCCAAGCTGGAGGAGGTGGAGCCCCCAGAACTGGTTTTCAAGCCCAAAAAAGTCAAGGGTTTAAAAACAAAGACAGGTTTTAAGAAAGCCAAAAGTGGCACCGCTGCTAGTGGCACCATGGGCATCTCTACAATGACTGGCAAACTGAAAGGAACaggtgagaaaaagaagaaaaaattgaaaagcaAAAACTCCTTAAAGAAGTCTAAAGCGGATAGCTGCAGCAAGGAGATGCCCAGCCCTCCTCGAGTCACTGAGGAGCCCATTTGGTCTGGCTCAGAACAGTCAGAGAGCAAAGAGAAGCCTGCCAGCCCAGACAAGCCACCCACGGAGCAGGAACTAACGCCCGATTCCCAGACAGTGGACAGCAGTTGCAAGACTCCTGATGTCTCCTTTCTGCCTGAAGAGGCTCCACTTGACCAACCAGGGAAAGATGAGTCGGAAGCGGACAGCCTATCCGAGCCCAAAGAGGAGCCGCGAGGACAAGCCACTCAAATGCCGTGGAGCCTCCAAGGAGGTGTAGACTGCACCACGAGTGGCGTGTTGGCAT TGACTGCTTTGTTGTTTAAGATGGAAGAGGCAAACATGGCAAGCAGGGCAAAGGCTCAAGAGCTAATCCAGGCCACCAATCAG ATCCTTAATCAGACCAAACCCTCTACCTCTCTGACTGTACAGCCCCCTCCGCCACCGCCACCATCACACACACCTGTGGCCCACTCGGCACCTTCGTACCTGCTGCACAGCTCTCTAGGCTGCAGTTCCAGCCCCCCATCTCCTCCTGGGCTCCCGGGCAGCATCACCCAAGGTTCAAGTACACTCTCCAGCATGTTCTTCACAGCCTCTTCCAGCAGCGAGACCGGAAAGAGAGAGGGCAGTACCAGCTCAGATGGGCGAGGGGACACTGATAAG TATCTAAAGAAGCTTCACACGCAGGAGCGGGCAGTGGAGGAAGTAAAACTGGCTATTAAACCTTATTACCAGAAGAAGGAAATTACGAAGGAGGAGTACAAGGATATCCTACGTAAAGCAGTGCACAAG ATTTGCCACAGCAAGAGTGGTGAAATCAACCCTGTGAAAGTGAACAATCTGGTGAAAGCGTACGTCCAGCGCTACAAGTACTTCCGAAAGCATGGCAGGAAGATGGATGATGAGGAGAGCACGAGTTACCGCAGTAGCAGGGAGCAGGTTGGCTTGGACAAGGGCCCCTTCACCTTACCCTTGATCTGA